The following are encoded together in the Jannaschia sp. M317 genome:
- a CDS encoding lytic transglycosylase domain-containing protein: MPAIVAAGAVLGGAALAQGVPIVDGSRLARAISRVAEMGRDAARQADKSAVHGEQEALHADQLAAYERFLEGASGPTDLSRFEASGLGWASADETYPVTEAHPDADRLFGENADVERMIIATARRYEGHAGLAAAGLTPLTWRILFQSLIKQESRFNNAAVSHVGARGFCQLMPGTASDLGVDPYDPWQNLDGGARYILAQLKRFGRVDHALAAYNAGPGRVMEYGGIPPFEETQTYVRRIRRYYDEYLGVITGVDMTGSLVGVDGASAAWGNWADASVGYGNHLAGQVEASMGRMAALLREGRSATAKEAVDHSTYVLAERARLMALTLRRHAAAVKVEAAGNLVEAADALETTTFWRYADDS, from the coding sequence GTGCCGGCCATCGTCGCGGCCGGCGCCGTGCTCGGCGGAGCGGCGTTGGCACAGGGCGTTCCCATCGTGGACGGCTCGCGGCTCGCCCGCGCGATCTCGCGCGTCGCCGAGATGGGCCGCGACGCCGCACGCCAGGCCGACAAGTCGGCCGTGCACGGCGAGCAGGAGGCTTTGCACGCCGATCAGCTCGCGGCCTACGAGCGTTTCCTCGAGGGCGCATCCGGCCCCACCGATCTGTCGCGCTTCGAAGCGTCTGGGCTAGGATGGGCCTCCGCGGACGAGACCTATCCCGTAACCGAGGCGCATCCGGACGCGGATCGCCTGTTCGGCGAGAACGCGGACGTGGAGCGGATGATCATCGCCACCGCGCGGCGCTACGAAGGCCATGCCGGCCTCGCCGCGGCGGGGCTGACCCCGCTTACGTGGCGCATCCTGTTCCAGTCGCTCATCAAGCAGGAAAGCCGGTTCAACAACGCCGCCGTCAGCCATGTCGGCGCGCGGGGCTTCTGCCAACTCATGCCTGGTACCGCCTCCGACCTCGGCGTGGACCCTTACGATCCCTGGCAGAACCTCGACGGCGGCGCGCGCTACATCCTGGCGCAGCTCAAGCGGTTCGGGCGGGTCGACCATGCGCTCGCCGCCTACAACGCGGGACCGGGTCGGGTGATGGAGTACGGGGGCATCCCACCCTTCGAGGAGACGCAGACCTATGTCCGGCGCATTCGGCGCTACTACGACGAATATCTCGGCGTCATCACCGGCGTGGACATGACCGGCAGCCTTGTCGGGGTGGATGGCGCCTCGGCGGCCTGGGGCAACTGGGCCGATGCGTCGGTCGGCTACGGCAACCATCTGGCCGGGCAGGTCGAGGCGTCCATGGGCCGGATGGCGGCACTGCTGCGCGAGGGCCGCTCCGCGACCGCCAAGGAGGCTGTCGATCATTCCACCTACGTTCTGGCCGAACGCGCCCGGCTGATGGCGCTGACGCTGCGCCGACATGCGGCAGCCGTGAAGGTCGAGGCCGCGGGCAACCTCGTGGAGGCGGCCGACGCCTTGGAGACCACGACCTTCTGGAGATACGCCGATGACAGCTAG